One window of Natrinema sp. SYSU A 869 genomic DNA carries:
- a CDS encoding MBL fold metallo-hydrolase: MTINSDWGEWWIREEINGADVDGVSLWFLGVAGWAIRTPETAVYIDPYFSTERDREYIARIPPVPMEPQWADSCDAVFCTHDHRDHFWPPSFGPLLDHGGSVHAPAECYENHDVSEIADYQQAVVEPGDSYEVGDLTIHVRDGRDPDADGSVTYVLEHEEGTIFHGGDNRPCEAFHEIGAEFDIDMGMLSYGTSGRIRMDGEVERRKLYNDAQDVIEAANALEIDRLVPEHSRRWRSIQADPDALSTAATTFEHPHLIETVEVGDRLRLGRPGIVPPTHLGSE; the protein is encoded by the coding sequence ATGACGATCAACAGCGACTGGGGCGAGTGGTGGATCCGCGAGGAGATCAACGGCGCCGACGTCGACGGCGTCTCGCTGTGGTTCCTCGGCGTGGCCGGGTGGGCGATCAGGACGCCCGAGACCGCCGTCTACATCGACCCCTACTTCAGCACCGAGCGGGACCGCGAGTACATCGCCCGGATACCGCCGGTGCCGATGGAACCCCAGTGGGCCGACTCTTGTGACGCCGTGTTCTGTACGCACGACCACCGCGACCACTTCTGGCCGCCCTCGTTCGGCCCCCTGCTGGACCACGGCGGCTCGGTCCACGCGCCGGCCGAGTGTTACGAGAACCACGACGTGAGCGAGATTGCGGACTATCAGCAGGCGGTCGTCGAACCCGGCGACAGCTACGAGGTCGGCGACCTGACGATCCACGTTCGGGACGGCCGCGACCCCGACGCCGACGGCAGCGTCACCTACGTGCTCGAGCACGAGGAGGGGACAATCTTCCACGGCGGCGACAACCGTCCCTGCGAGGCGTTCCACGAGATCGGTGCGGAGTTCGACATCGACATGGGCATGCTCTCCTACGGCACCAGCGGCCGCATCAGGATGGACGGCGAGGTCGAGCGTCGGAAACTGTACAACGATGCCCAGGACGTGATCGAGGCCGCCAACGCCCTCGAGATCGATCGGCTGGTTCCGGAACACTCGCGGCGCTGGCGATCGATCCAGGCAGACCCAGACGCGCTCTCGACGGCCGCAACAACGTTCGAGCACCCCCACCTGATCGAGACCGTCGAGGTCGGCGACCGCCTTCGACTCGGCCGGCCCGGGATCGTCCCGCCGACCCACCTTGGCAGCGAGTGA
- a CDS encoding NAD(P)-dependent oxidoreductase, producing MDVLVTGAYGRCGTAIIDHLHDDDRYEFTYYNRSDRTDDDPYSGYETVVGDIADYETLREACEGQDAIVHLAAYPYTDGDWTDIFEPNILGMYNVLEAAREAEVESVVFGSTNHVMGMYELENAPEIYGRDHDLVIDHTDPVRPDSYYGASKSFGEDLGRYYIEGCEYPKQFYALRICSVRSEEYDHPYGDAEIGVEEGDWERGSDAYAEQVARMKATWQSRRDFAHQIDCCLEDDSVEFDVFSGVSDNRRRWYDLEHARAKIGYDPQDDGEEWDASPT from the coding sequence ATGGATGTACTAGTGACCGGTGCGTACGGCCGGTGTGGAACTGCGATCATCGATCACCTCCACGATGACGATCGATATGAGTTCACGTACTACAACCGATCGGACCGGACGGACGACGACCCCTACAGCGGATACGAGACCGTCGTCGGCGACATCGCGGACTACGAGACGCTCCGCGAGGCCTGCGAGGGACAGGACGCCATCGTCCACCTCGCCGCCTACCCATACACCGACGGCGACTGGACCGACATCTTCGAGCCCAACATCCTCGGCATGTACAACGTCCTCGAGGCGGCCCGCGAGGCCGAGGTCGAGTCCGTCGTCTTCGGCTCGACCAACCACGTGATGGGGATGTACGAACTCGAGAACGCCCCCGAAATCTATGGGCGTGACCACGACCTCGTCATCGATCACACCGATCCCGTGCGCCCCGACTCCTACTATGGTGCCTCCAAGAGCTTCGGCGAGGATCTCGGTCGATACTACATCGAGGGCTGTGAGTACCCGAAACAGTTCTACGCGCTTCGGATCTGCAGCGTCCGGAGCGAGGAGTACGATCACCCCTACGGCGACGCCGAGATCGGCGTCGAGGAGGGCGACTGGGAACGCGGCAGCGACGCGTACGCGGAGCAGGTCGCGCGGATGAAAGCAACCTGGCAGTCCCGTCGGGACTTCGCCCACCAGATCGACTGCTGCCTGGAGGACGACAGCGTCGAATTCGATGTCTTCAGCGGCGTCAGCGACAACCGTCGGCGCTGGTACGACCTCGAGCACGCTCGCGCGAAAATCGGCTACGATCCCCAAGATGACGGCGAGGAGTGGGACGCGTCGCCGACGTAA
- a CDS encoding universal stress protein — translation MQRALVVIDDTEAHRRLLAEAGEFAQNGNAELVVLAWTTPEAAEDGNDAIEWVERMEGTKFEETDATAMTRKFAEEFTKDVLNDIDGDIDVRIEPVITEKDDLDDEILSAAERLACDHTFLIGQKRSPTGKAIFGDIAQRVLLNFDGPVTVLME, via the coding sequence ATGCAACGTGCACTCGTCGTCATCGACGATACCGAGGCTCACAGACGACTCCTCGCCGAAGCCGGCGAGTTCGCCCAGAACGGGAACGCGGAACTAGTCGTCCTAGCGTGGACGACCCCCGAAGCAGCCGAGGACGGCAACGACGCGATCGAGTGGGTCGAGCGAATGGAGGGAACCAAGTTTGAGGAGACCGACGCGACGGCGATGACGCGGAAGTTCGCTGAGGAGTTCACTAAGGACGTCCTCAACGACATCGATGGCGACATCGACGTCCGGATCGAGCCGGTCATCACTGAGAAGGATGACCTCGACGACGAGATCTTGTCTGCAGCAGAACGGCTGGCCTGCGATCACACGTTCCTCATCGGCCAGAAGCGCTCGCCGACCGGGAAGGCAATTTTCGGTGACATCGCCCAGCGCGTCCTGCTGAACTTCGACGGGCCGGTGACCGTCCTGATGGAGTGA
- a CDS encoding ABC transporter ATP-binding protein → MDSSNTHGSFEDIRDEVDGNPMLNAFRYAVPYWVPLTIGVISTMINRAARLFPALMIAAAIDLVVTQSGTGDGILAVIGLVPSEPIPSEQVDQRLNLLYYLGGLTVIAYLVQAVSHYCSRYFFQTTAQRLQHDLRLDTYDHMQRLSLDFFNNHQTGGMLSILNSDINRLEDFFNVEIRQITEAIMIFALVGGYMLYTAPRLAALVLLPVPIIAVVTAKFIIWIEPKYKRIRELVARLNTRLANNLGGAAIVKSFDRYEVENQRVAEQSRGYRDEKIGAITIRKAFFASLRLIVGAMFVTILVVGGRDAITAGGLSTGAFVAFFVYLQQLDGPMTRIGKTANNYQKAKSSAERVFGVLGYEADIQSPTDGTDPVSLDGDIAFEDVTFSYSDGGERILEGIDLEIKAGETVGFAGTSGSGKSTLLKLPMRFYDVDSGSVMIDDNDVRTYSLQTLRDRIGVVEQDPYMFSGTIRENIAYGDGEAFRTVLEADAGEVPDDVETRIRNAAMAAGAHRFITELPEGYDTMVGERGVKLSGGQRQRVSIARTICNDPDVIVLDEATSDVDTETETLIQRNLDELTADRTAFVIAHRLSTIRNADRIVVMEDGDVIETGTHQELVEDGGVYADLWASQTDDGEEAEAAEADD, encoded by the coding sequence ATGGATTCGTCAAACACACACGGTAGCTTCGAGGACATTCGGGACGAGGTCGACGGGAACCCGATGCTGAACGCCTTCCGGTACGCTGTTCCATACTGGGTGCCGCTGACCATCGGCGTCATCTCGACGATGATCAACCGAGCAGCGCGGCTGTTCCCAGCGCTGATGATCGCGGCCGCGATCGATCTGGTCGTCACGCAGTCGGGAACGGGAGACGGGATCCTCGCCGTCATCGGGCTCGTTCCGTCCGAACCGATTCCGTCGGAACAGGTCGACCAACGGCTGAACCTTCTGTACTACCTGGGCGGGCTCACGGTGATCGCCTATCTCGTGCAGGCGGTCAGTCACTACTGTTCCCGGTACTTCTTCCAGACGACCGCCCAGCGCCTGCAACATGACCTCCGACTGGACACCTACGACCACATGCAGCGGCTCTCGCTGGATTTCTTCAACAACCACCAGACCGGCGGAATGCTGTCGATCCTGAATAGCGATATCAATCGGCTGGAAGACTTCTTCAACGTCGAGATTCGCCAGATCACGGAGGCGATAATGATCTTCGCGCTCGTCGGCGGCTACATGTTGTACACGGCGCCGCGGCTCGCGGCCCTAGTGTTGCTCCCCGTTCCGATCATCGCGGTCGTGACGGCCAAGTTCATCATCTGGATCGAACCCAAGTACAAGCGCATTCGCGAACTCGTCGCGCGACTGAACACGCGGCTGGCGAACAACCTCGGCGGCGCGGCGATCGTGAAGTCGTTCGACCGCTACGAGGTCGAAAACCAACGGGTCGCCGAGCAGAGCCGCGGCTACCGCGACGAGAAGATCGGCGCGATCACGATCCGGAAGGCGTTTTTCGCGTCGCTGCGTCTGATCGTCGGCGCGATGTTCGTCACGATCCTCGTCGTCGGCGGCCGGGACGCGATTACCGCCGGCGGGCTGTCGACCGGCGCGTTCGTCGCCTTCTTCGTCTATCTCCAGCAACTCGACGGCCCGATGACGCGGATCGGCAAGACCGCGAACAACTACCAGAAGGCCAAATCGAGCGCCGAGCGCGTCTTCGGCGTGCTCGGCTACGAGGCCGACATCCAGTCACCGACCGATGGGACCGACCCCGTCTCACTTGACGGCGACATCGCCTTCGAGGACGTCACGTTCAGCTACTCGGACGGCGGCGAACGGATCCTCGAGGGGATCGACCTCGAGATCAAAGCCGGCGAGACGGTCGGCTTCGCGGGGACTAGCGGCTCCGGCAAGTCGACGCTCCTGAAACTCCCCATGCGGTTCTACGACGTTGATTCGGGATCGGTGATGATCGACGACAACGACGTCCGGACGTACTCTCTCCAGACGCTCCGCGATCGGATCGGCGTTGTCGAACAGGACCCGTACATGTTCTCCGGCACGATCCGCGAGAATATCGCGTACGGCGACGGCGAAGCGTTCAGGACTGTTCTCGAGGCCGACGCCGGCGAGGTTCCAGACGACGTCGAGACGCGAATCCGGAACGCGGCGATGGCCGCTGGTGCCCACCGATTCATCACGGAGCTCCCGGAGGGGTACGACACGATGGTCGGCGAACGCGGGGTCAAACTCTCCGGCGGCCAGCGCCAGCGCGTCTCGATCGCGCGGACAATCTGCAACGATCCGGACGTCATCGTCCTCGACGAGGCGACCAGCGACGTCGATACGGAGACCGAGACCCTCATCCAGCGGAACCTCGACGAGCTCACCGCGGATCGGACCGCGTTCGTCATCGCGCATCGTCTGTCGACGATCCGGAACGCGGATCGCATCGTCGTCATGGAAGACGGCGACGTGATCGAGACCGGCACCCATCAGGAACTGGTCGAGGACGGCGGCGTGTACGCCGATCTCTGGGCATCCCAGACCGATGACGGCGAGGAAGCGGAGGCGGCCGAGGCGGACGACTGA
- a CDS encoding mandelate racemase/muconate lactonizing enzyme family protein: MEITDIQAIPLAHSLPDGQGLGDARGFGTDRGTTLVRLETDDGTVGWGEAFAPGPMATATIETMFVDDIVGMDPFEVESLAEKSYTDPYHFGGDVVVQSAVSAIDVACWDIIGKSVGRPVHRLLGGTHCEELTPYASTMYFTEADQPIAEPIREAVEEGFTAAKIKIGADPESDAERVRTAREILGDDADLMVDMNGNYRPHQAVKSARAIAEYDVTWIEEPVPPENASGYRELRQKIDVPIAAGEAHYGRFEFKDLIDDRTVDIVQPNLGRCGGLSEARLIAGMASTENVAVRPHIWNSAVGMAAAVQFAASISNYPHTRNVPEPMLIEFDRSENPMRSELLETHFDPSGGSIDVPQEPGLGIEINQDALERYRAD; the protein is encoded by the coding sequence ATGGAGATCACGGACATTCAGGCGATTCCGCTCGCACACTCGCTTCCCGACGGACAGGGGCTCGGCGACGCGCGAGGGTTCGGAACCGACCGCGGGACGACGTTGGTGCGTCTCGAGACCGACGACGGGACCGTCGGCTGGGGCGAGGCGTTCGCCCCGGGACCGATGGCGACGGCGACGATCGAAACAATGTTCGTTGACGACATCGTCGGCATGGACCCCTTTGAGGTCGAGTCACTCGCCGAAAAGTCCTACACCGATCCGTACCACTTCGGCGGTGACGTGGTCGTCCAGAGCGCTGTCAGCGCGATCGACGTCGCCTGCTGGGACATCATCGGGAAGAGCGTCGGCCGACCGGTCCACCGGCTGCTCGGCGGCACGCACTGCGAGGAACTGACTCCCTACGCCTCGACGATGTACTTCACCGAGGCGGATCAACCAATCGCGGAGCCGATCCGCGAGGCCGTCGAAGAGGGCTTTACCGCCGCGAAAATCAAGATTGGTGCCGACCCCGAGTCGGATGCCGAGCGCGTGCGCACGGCGCGGGAGATTCTGGGCGATGACGCCGACCTGATGGTCGATATGAACGGCAACTACCGGCCACATCAGGCCGTCAAGTCGGCCCGGGCCATCGCGGAGTACGACGTGACCTGGATCGAAGAGCCAGTCCCGCCGGAGAACGCGTCGGGCTACCGCGAACTGCGGCAGAAAATCGACGTCCCGATCGCCGCCGGTGAGGCCCACTACGGGCGGTTCGAGTTCAAAGACCTGATCGACGATCGGACGGTCGACATTGTCCAGCCGAACCTCGGCCGCTGTGGCGGCCTCTCGGAGGCGCGGCTGATCGCCGGCATGGCCTCGACTGAGAACGTCGCCGTCAGGCCCCACATCTGGAACAGCGCCGTCGGCATGGCCGCCGCGGTGCAGTTCGCCGCCAGTATCTCGAACTACCCCCACACGCGCAACGTCCCGGAGCCGATGCTGATCGAGTTCGACCGCAGCGAGAACCCGATGCGCAGCGAACTGCTCGAGACGCACTTCGATCCGTCCGGCGGCAGTATCGACGTCCCGCAGGAGCCGGGACTGGGCATCGAGATCAATCAGGACGCGCTGGAACGCTATCGCGCCGACTGA